In the Oncorhynchus tshawytscha isolate Ot180627B linkage group LG17, Otsh_v2.0, whole genome shotgun sequence genome, agtcatgtaggtttttactccaaccctcttcctggagagctactgtcatgtaggtttttactccaaccctgttcctggagagctacagtcatgtaggtttttactccaaccctgttcctggagagctactgtcatgtaggttttcactccaaccctgttcctggagagctactgtcatgtaggttttaactccaaccctcttcctggagagctactgtcatgtaggttttaactccaaccctcttcctggagagctactgtcatgtaggttttaactccaaccctgttcctggagagctactgtcatgtaggttttaactccaaccctgttcctggagagctactgtcatgtaggttttaactccaaccctgttcctggagagctactgtcatgtaggttttaactccaaccctcttcctggagagctactgtcatGTAGGTTTTCGCTCAAACACTAATCCAGAGCaactgattctaataattagctggttgatttgaatgagagagagacccaaGACCAGACGTAGACTTCTGCAGATATTTATTTTGAAAGACTGCAAGATAAATGTCTTTCCATGCTAGTTTCACTGTTGAGGACTGTTTATTTGTTTCACCAGCAAAATGACATTAAAATCATCCTCCttgattttcttcttcttctatggtattaCGGCGGTCCGCAAACAAGCGTTAAAGTTGCATGGTGCCACCACCTACTGTAGGGGTGGTAAGCTATAGAAAAATATAAAttgtagaaaaatatatataataataataataaaacatcatataaaacaatatatacacaaAAAAGCCCCACCCCACCCCATGTGATTTGATAATCCAAATCACATCCCTACACAGACTCAGGGGCCTGTGTGGACGGAATAATCATTGACATGATTCCTTGTAATGCTGTAAAGAGTCCCAAAACACTTCCAGCCACACTCACAATGATGCCTATTTTGTCTGATTTCTTCTTTGTTTGCGCTGTGCAGTTTATAACCAatgcaataaacaatacaaagtCCAACTTTTTAACAGGCAACCACTGGGcttcctcactccatccaccatactgGTCAGTCAGCGTGCACCAaccactccatccaccatactgGTCAGTCAGCGTGCACCAaccactccatccaccatactgGTCAGTCAGCGTGCACCAaccactccatccaccatactgGTCAGTCAGCGTGCACCAaccactccatccaccatactgGTCAGTCAGCGTGCACCAaccactccatccaccatactgGTCAGTCGGCGTGCACCAaccactccatccaccatactgGTCAGTCGGCGTGCACCAaccactccatccaccatactgGTCAGTCGGCGTGCACCtaccactccatccaccatactgGTCAGTCGGCGTGCACCTACCACCTCCACCATACCACTACACCATCCACCATACTGGTCAGTCGGCGTGCACCtaccactccatccaccatactgGTCAGTCGGCGTGCACCTACCACTCCATCCACATACTGGTCATACACCtaccactccatccaccatactgGTCAGTCGGCgtgcaccacctccaccaccatccaccatacGGGTCCATCCAGTCGGGCGTGCACCAaccactccatccaccatactgGTCAGTCGGCGTGCACCAaccactccatccaccatactgGTCAGTCGACGTCCACCAaccactccatccaccatactgGTCAGTCGGCGTGCACCtaccactccatccaccatacgggtcAGTCGGCGTGCACCAaccactccatccaccatacgggtcAGTCGTGCACCtaccactccatccaccatacgggCACCGTGCACCaccactccatccaccatacgggtcATTCGGCGTGCACCAACCCCTCCATCCACCATACAGGTCATTCGGCGTGCACcaacccctccatccacctccatccacctccatccaccatacgggtcATTCAGCGTGCACCAACCCctccatccaccatacgggtcAGTCGGCGTGCACCAaccactccatccaccatacgggtcATTCAGCGTGCACCAACCCCTCCATTCACCATACTGGTCAGTCGGCGTGCACCAaccactccatccaccatacgggtcCGTCGGCGTGCACCAaccactccatccaccatacgggtcAGTCGGCGTGCACCAaccactccatccaccatacgggtcAATCGGCGTGCACCtaccactccatccaccatacgggtcACTCAGCGTGCACCAaccactccatccaccatacgggtcACTCAGCGTGCACCAaccactccatccaccatacgggtcAGTCGGCGTGCACCAaccactccatccaccatacgggtcAGTCAGCGTGCACCtaccactccatccaccatacgggtcACTCAGCGTGCACCAaccactccatccaccatacgggtcACTCAGCATGCACCAaccactccatccaccatacgggtcAGTCAGCGTGCACCAACCCCTGCATCTATTTCTTCAATTACGTCCTTTAGACTCACTTCTAGCGCCACTCAGGAGATTACCCCGTTGATAGGTGCCCTGCTTCACAGATCCACACACATATAACACATTACAATTCAATATCTTTTTCAGGTGCAAAGCACACACTTTCTGCTCCTTGCACACACAAAACCCCAAATAAACCAATTTCTTGTTATTTTCACTTCAAAACCTCCCAGGTATCTCGGTCAATCAAGAACCCTGACTGACTAAAGAACAGTCAGAACTAGGACTTACCAGACTCCACGACCACTTTACTTCTCGTTTCCCTTCTTGTTTCCCATTGTAATCCATTCCTTCTCACACTCATCACTCGACGCTCCATCACCTTAAAAAAAACTGCCATGTGCTTTAATCTTCCTGGAATAGAATTAAAGGGCAACTCCACCACTTGTCAACCTCATTTGCattgtctccagcacaataccagtgtcaacgtagactacatgaccaaaaatgtggacacatgctcatatgaagttggtcccccctttgctgctataccaacctccactcttctggaaagactttccactagatgttggaacattgctgcagggacttgcttccattcagccacgagagcATTAGAGAGGTCGGACACTGAGTTCTACACGGTGTagaaattaaaacatttaaaaaacagtgattttcaaacactcTGAGATTCGCAGTGACGTGGGGAGCTAGAAAATACCCTCCTCTGACTAGAAACTCATTGCAGGTTttacaggtttttaaaaatgtttaatcCTACAGAGAAGCATTTTTTTTAGGAACTTTCTTCTCATATTTTTAACCAACCATCATAGAAACACACCGTTTTCACATATAATTACgtagacactggtttggtgcttgATAGGATGAATAGGAGGTTGAAAAGTGGCTGAATTGCCCTTTAACCCTTTACATGGCTGAACTCCTTCTCTCTCGGGTGCTTATTTACATCTGTTTAGAGTTTGGATTGATGGCATAGCATGGGTTTGATGTCAACAATCAGATGTCCTGtcatatttctctgtctctctttcattcctcttcattcattcactcacttATTATCTTACTCTATTCACAATGAATGTGCAGACAGACAATGTGCCATAACAGGTGACTATTTGTAAAGCATGAAAATGGATCTTTGATAATTGCGGTGATGAGACAGCAAAACCCTGTAAACAGACCATTTCCATATGATATCAACATCAGACACCTCAGCTTACCTCCACTATTCCAAACTGATGTCATAGCCGTCACTATTGTAAACATCTGGGACAGCAGGACTACTAGAAATAAAGCAAATTGTCACTATTAAACTAGATTTTATTTTCATAAAGTCCTGAATGTGACTCCAGGCACATCCCAGTTTATTATAGGTGGATCAGAGATCTACAGTGAAAACAATACATGAGAGCTAAATAACAAACATATTGCTTATATTATCTCACGATCAGAACTTCCTCTGAAATGTAACTCCCAGATATGAATCATACCTCGTTATGAGCCTGGAGAGATGTTTTCATATCTTACAATGCTGCTGCATACCGTAGGCTACTCATCATGTCTAACAGACTGATATGATGCTGTTGATAACAAACAACAACCACGTTGGTATTAACATCACAGTGACATGTTCTCTGTGATGTAGGACAACAGATTAAATGTACATATCTTTGTAGATTTTCAAGTTAAAAGTCATTCTGTCTGATTGACAGGAGAGATGATCAGAGGGGCAGAGTTTTTACCGCCATCATTAAGACTGGGGCTAAAGAATGGATATAGTTTCTCAGTGAAGGTGCAGCCAGTGAAAGAGTAGATAtgagacctggcctccacatcaTAAAAGGAGACCTGACCTTCTTCATAATCCACAAAAACCCCCACCTTCTGGGGCTTCTCTCTCAGTTGGAGCAGGACACTGGGGCTAGAAAGAGCCTTGTACTGGTCTCCATTCCTCAGCCAGACAGTCCAGTATCCATTCTTAGGGCTCAGTGTGATATTCCCGTTCCTGTTGATGGACTCTCTGGCCACTCCTAAATCCCAGTCAGTCTTCCCCTTAACTGTCACCTCATAGTAAAATCTCCCTGAAGAGAAACCCTCCTTTCCCAAGATACAGAGACTGGAAAACCTAACTGGCTTGTCTGGGAGATGTTGTTTTGTATCTCCATGTCTCACCTGTTTCCCATCCTCAGACATGATGAGACCACGATGTGCTGTATCAGGGTCCAGAGTCACATCTACTGCATACTGCTGAATCTTCTTCAACTCAGCATCACACAACATCTTCACTTCACTTAAAATGGTCTCCTCCACTTGAGACACAGCTCTCCTCACAGTCCCCACACACAgatcactgtgaacactgatctcagaccagtccTTGGTGGGTGGAGGGTTGCAGAGGGATGGTAAGTTCtgtaggaggtggaggtggtcctCAGTGTGTGAGAGCTGCTCCAGTTCAGTGCttctcctctgtagctcagtgatTTCCTGCTCCAGGTCTTTAATGAGCCCTTCAGCCTGCCTCTCTGCTGCTTTCTGCTTCTCCTCAATCACCTCAATGAGCTCAGTCTGGCTTCTCTCAATGGAGCGAATCAGAGCAGTGAAGACCTGTACACTGTCTGATatctccctctctgcttctctcttgcTTAGATCTACTGAGTATTTGATCTCCTGAACCTTCCTAAAATATGTATGCATCTTCTGTTCTACCTCTGCCATCATTTTCCCCAGTTGAGCCATCTCCTCTCCATACTCTTCCTCTAGAGGGACAGTGTCATGAGTCATGTGGTCTGTTTTCAAGCACAAGACACAAAGACAAGTCTGGTCAGTCCTACAGAACAGCTCTAGAGGTCTGTCGTGCTTCTTACACATCCTGTCTTCCAGGTTCTCCACAGGGTTGATCAGCTTGTGTCTCTTTAAGGCTGGGACTCTCTGATGAGGCTCCAGGTGAGTCTCACAGTAAGAGGTCTGACACACCACACAGGACTTCAGGGCCTTGAGCTTCATCCCAGTGCAGAAGTCACA is a window encoding:
- the LOC112216949 gene encoding E3 ubiquitin-protein ligase TRIM21 — translated: MATSSSLLSEEQFLCSVCLDVFTEPVSIPCGHNYCKACISGYWDTSDLCQCPMCKEKFDRRPELRINTFISEMVAQFRKSVQWKVTSSPGQRTAKPGEVSCDFCTGMKLKALKSCVVCQTSYCETHLEPHQRVPALKRHKLINPVENLEDRMCKKHDRPLELFCRTDQTCLCVLCLKTDHMTHDTVPLEEEYGEEMAQLGKMMAEVEQKMHTYFRKVQEIKYSVDLSKREAEREISDSVQVFTALIRSIERSQTELIEVIEEKQKAAERQAEGLIKDLEQEITELQRRSTELEQLSHTEDHLHLLQNLPSLCNPPPTKDWSEISVHSDLCVGTVRRAVSQVEETILSEVKMLCDAELKKIQQYAVDVTLDPDTAHRGLIMSEDGKQVRHGDTKQHLPDKPVRFSSLCILGKEGFSSGRFYYEVTVKGKTDWDLGVARESINRNGNITLSPKNGYWTVWLRNGDQYKALSSPSVLLQLREKPQKVGVFVDYEEGQVSFYDVEARSHIYSFTGCTFTEKLYPFFSPSLNDGGKNSAPLIISPVNQTE